The Actinoplanes sp. N902-109 genomic interval CCAATAAGAAGATCATCGGCATCGTCGGCCCGCCGTTCTCCGGCGAGTCGCAGGCCGCTGACCCGATCTTCGACGCGGCGGGCATCCCGTCCATCACGCCGTCGGCGACGAACGTGACGCTGTCGGAGAAGGGCTGGAAGACGTTCCACCGCGCGGTCGGCAACGACAACTCGCAGGGTCCGGCGGCCGGTTCGTACATCAAGGACGTGCTGAAGGCCAAGAAGGTCTTCATCGCTGACGACCAGTCCTCGTACGGTCAGGGCCTGGCCGCGGGTGTGAAGAGCACGCTCGGCCCGCTGGTGGTCTCGGAGGACAAGACCGAGGGCGACGGCAAGCAGACGGACTTCTCGACCCTGGTGCAGAAGGTCGTGGGCTCGAATGCGGACGTGCTGTTCTACGGCGGTTACTACACCAACGCCGGCATCATCCGGAAGCAGCTGACCGCGGCGGGCTGGAAGGGCACGCTGGTCGGTGGCGACGGCATGAAGGACCCGGGCCTGGCCAAGGCGGCCGGCAACGCGGCTGCGGTCGGCACCGTGGTGACCTGCCCGTGCTCGCCGCCGGAGGAGTCGGGTGGCACCTTCGTCGCCGACTACAAGGCGAAGTGGAACGTCGCTGCCGGTACCTACAGCGATGTGGCCTTCGACGCGGCGAACATCTACCTGCAGGGCATCGACGCCGGCAACACCACCGCGGAGAAGATGAACAC includes:
- a CDS encoding branched-chain amino acid ABC transporter substrate-binding protein, with the translated sequence MRQVLARAIGGVAVVGLIAGAAACNSSSSSDDSASGGGNGKCGYSLAYFGALTGSAANLGVNIEQGFELAIDQYNQKNGANCIKAEKFDSQGSEQVAPGVARNLVTNKKIIGIVGPPFSGESQAADPIFDAAGIPSITPSATNVTLSEKGWKTFHRAVGNDNSQGPAAGSYIKDVLKAKKVFIADDQSSYGQGLAAGVKSTLGPLVVSEDKTEGDGKQTDFSTLVQKVVGSNADVLFYGGYYTNAGIIRKQLTAAGWKGTLVGGDGMKDPGLAKAAGNAAAVGTVVTCPCSPPEESGGTFVADYKAKWNVAAGTYSDVAFDAANIYLQGIDAGNTTAEKMNTYLSTVNYKGISNTFKWTDKGELDPSLLKVWAFKFDASGDTKADQEIKTS